A single genomic interval of Streptomyces sp. BA2 harbors:
- a CDS encoding HdeD family acid-resistance protein — MARSNRAKAAAPQAQCAKQLNRSLGWLALLGVILALAGIVGLVYTGVATLTSMFLFGWLLLIGGCVGLLHAVQSRGTNFFWLGVVVAALNLAAGVVIIRRPEVAAEALTMFAALLFLTGGVFRLVGSLVVRGPQFGWTLVQGAFGLLLGILVLANWPSSSQYVIGCFFSLALLFDGLGLLATGLGGRRIVSMVAEDRPPDEPGGPADANGPDNPYNPKNA, encoded by the coding sequence ATGGCCCGATCCAACCGCGCCAAGGCCGCCGCACCCCAGGCCCAGTGCGCCAAGCAGCTCAACCGCAGCCTTGGCTGGCTTGCCCTGCTGGGCGTGATCCTCGCGCTTGCGGGGATCGTCGGCCTCGTCTACACGGGTGTCGCCACCCTCACCTCCATGTTCCTCTTCGGCTGGCTGCTCCTGATCGGCGGCTGTGTGGGCCTGCTGCACGCGGTGCAGTCGCGCGGCACGAACTTCTTCTGGCTCGGCGTGGTCGTGGCGGCCCTGAACCTCGCCGCCGGTGTCGTGATCATCCGCAGGCCGGAAGTGGCGGCGGAGGCGCTGACGATGTTCGCCGCGCTGCTCTTCCTGACCGGTGGTGTCTTCCGTCTTGTCGGCAGCCTGGTGGTGCGCGGCCCGCAGTTCGGCTGGACGCTCGTGCAGGGCGCCTTCGGGCTGCTGCTCGGCATCCTGGTGCTCGCCAACTGGCCCAGCAGCAGCCAGTACGTGATCGGCTGCTTCTTCTCGCTCGCGCTGCTCTTCGACGGCCTCGGCCTGCTCGCCACGGGCCTGGGCGGGCGCCGGATCGTGAGCATGGTCGCGGAGGACCGGCCGCCGGACGAGCCGGGCGGCCCGGCCGACGCGAACGGCCCGGACAACCCGTACAACCCGAAGAACGCTTAA
- the galE gene encoding UDP-glucose 4-epimerase GalE, translating to MTWMITGGAGYIGAHVARAMAGAGERVVVLDDVSAGVPERLPADIPLIRGSSLDGELLRRVFAEHEVTGVVHLAARKQVGESVEQPLRYYRENVGGLVTLLEAVAEAGIKRFVFSSSAAVYGNPPDVDLVTENTPCVPINPYGETKLAGEWLVRAAGRAHGIATVCLRYFNVAGAVTPELADTGVYNVIPMVFDRLTRDEAPRIFGDDHPTPDGTCVRDYIHVADLADAHLAAARRVEAHPEGDLTVNIGRGEGVSVRELVTLIGEISGDARPALVEPRREGDAPRAVADAGLAAEKLGWKARRTVREMVESAWAGWCLHHPEARRP from the coding sequence ATGACATGGATGATCACAGGTGGAGCGGGTTATATCGGGGCACATGTGGCACGGGCGATGGCCGGTGCCGGGGAGCGGGTCGTCGTCCTCGACGACGTCTCGGCCGGGGTGCCGGAGCGGCTCCCCGCGGACATCCCTCTCATTAGGGGCTCATCGCTCGACGGCGAGCTGCTGCGGCGGGTGTTCGCCGAGCACGAGGTGACGGGTGTGGTGCATCTCGCGGCCCGCAAGCAGGTCGGCGAATCCGTGGAGCAGCCGCTGCGCTACTACCGCGAGAACGTCGGCGGCCTGGTGACGCTGCTCGAAGCGGTGGCCGAGGCCGGCATCAAGCGCTTCGTCTTCTCCTCGTCGGCCGCGGTGTACGGCAACCCGCCCGACGTGGACCTGGTGACGGAGAACACCCCGTGCGTGCCGATCAACCCCTACGGCGAGACGAAGCTCGCCGGGGAGTGGCTGGTGCGGGCCGCCGGGCGGGCGCACGGCATCGCGACCGTGTGCCTGCGCTACTTCAACGTGGCGGGCGCGGTCACACCCGAGCTCGCGGACACCGGGGTCTACAACGTGATCCCGATGGTCTTCGACCGGCTCACCCGCGACGAGGCGCCGCGGATCTTCGGTGACGACCACCCGACGCCGGACGGCACCTGCGTCCGCGACTACATCCACGTCGCCGATCTCGCCGACGCCCACCTCGCGGCGGCCCGCCGCGTCGAGGCGCACCCCGAGGGCGACCTGACGGTGAACATCGGCCGCGGCGAGGGTGTTTCCGTACGCGAACTCGTCACGCTCATCGGCGAGATCTCCGGCGACGCCCGTCCGGCGCTCGTCGAGCCGCGCCGCGAGGGCGACGCCCCGCGCGCCGTCGCGGACGCGGGCCTGGCCGCCGAGAAGCTGGGCTGGAAGGCGCGGCGGACAGTACGCGAGATGGTCGAATCCGCGTGGGCGGGCTGGTGCCTCCACCACCCCGAGGCGCGCCGCCCCTGA
- a CDS encoding iron-containing alcohol dehydrogenase — MPVLTRLIPSPVVVDIRPGALNDLAGVLADQRICSSTGKLAIAISGGSGAVLRQRLEPQLPTAEWFEVGGGTLDDAIKLADAIKKGRYDAVVGLGGGKIIDCAKFAAARVGAPLVAVATNLSHDGLCSPVATLDNDAGRGSYGVPNPIAVVIDLDVIREAPVRFVRSGIGDALSNISAIADWELAARERGEDIDGLAAAMARQAGEAVLRHPGGVGDDAFLQVLAEGLVLTGIAMSVSGDSRPASGACHEINHAFDLLFPKRAASHGEQCGLGAAFAMFLRGAREESLYMVEVLRRHGLPVTPEEIGFTVDEFVQVVEYAPQTRPGRYTILEHLNLNSDQIKDAYADYAKAIGS, encoded by the coding sequence GTGCCAGTACTGACGAGGCTCATCCCCTCGCCGGTCGTCGTGGACATCCGGCCGGGGGCGCTCAACGACCTGGCCGGTGTCCTCGCGGACCAGCGGATCTGCTCGTCCACCGGCAAGCTCGCCATCGCGATCAGCGGCGGCTCCGGCGCGGTGCTCCGTCAGCGGCTCGAACCGCAGCTGCCCACCGCCGAGTGGTTCGAGGTGGGCGGTGGCACGCTCGATGACGCCATCAAGCTCGCCGACGCCATCAAGAAGGGCCGCTACGACGCGGTCGTGGGCCTCGGCGGCGGCAAGATCATCGACTGTGCCAAGTTCGCCGCCGCGCGGGTCGGCGCGCCGCTGGTCGCCGTCGCGACGAACCTGTCGCACGACGGCCTGTGCTCGCCGGTCGCCACGCTCGACAACGACGCGGGCCGCGGTTCGTACGGAGTGCCGAACCCCATCGCGGTCGTCATCGACCTCGACGTGATCCGTGAGGCCCCCGTACGGTTCGTGCGCTCCGGCATCGGCGACGCCCTGTCCAACATCTCCGCGATCGCGGACTGGGAGCTCGCCGCCCGTGAGCGCGGCGAGGACATCGACGGCCTCGCGGCCGCGATGGCGCGCCAGGCGGGCGAAGCGGTCCTGCGTCACCCCGGCGGCGTCGGCGACGACGCCTTCCTTCAGGTCCTCGCGGAGGGGCTGGTCCTCACCGGCATCGCGATGTCCGTGTCGGGCGACTCCCGCCCGGCGTCCGGCGCCTGCCACGAGATCAACCACGCCTTCGACCTCCTCTTCCCCAAGCGCGCCGCAAGCCACGGCGAGCAGTGCGGCCTGGGCGCGGCCTTCGCGATGTTCCTTCGTGGAGCGCGCGAGGAGTCGCTGTACATGGTGGAGGTGCTGCGCAGGCACGGCCTCCCCGTGACGCCGGAGGAGATCGGCTTCACCGTGGACGAGTTCGTCCAGGTCGTGGAGTACGCCCCGCAGACGCGCCCCGGGCGCTACACGATCCTCGAGCACCTCAATCTGAATTCCGACCAGATCAAGGACGCATACGCCGACTATGCCAAGGCCATCGGTAGCTGA
- a CDS encoding ATP-binding protein: MDGDGRGPGPLPRETGEVPYEGVWRFTAAAVDASVPQARHAVRDLLARQGVPVSDDLVQGLLLIVSELVTNAVRHAALLSPMLAVEVAVGAEWVRVSVEDDHPYRPTALVADHGQTGGRGLLLVREITQEAGGACDVAHTASGGKVIWAALPLKPNGSSPAGS; this comes from the coding sequence ATGGACGGCGACGGGAGGGGGCCCGGTCCACTCCCTCGGGAGACCGGAGAGGTGCCGTATGAAGGCGTATGGCGGTTCACAGCCGCCGCCGTGGACGCCTCGGTGCCCCAGGCGCGGCACGCGGTGCGTGACCTGCTCGCCCGGCAAGGCGTGCCCGTCTCGGACGACCTGGTCCAGGGCCTGCTCCTGATCGTCTCCGAACTGGTCACCAACGCGGTGCGGCACGCGGCCCTGCTCTCGCCGATGCTCGCGGTGGAGGTCGCGGTCGGTGCCGAGTGGGTGCGGGTCTCCGTGGAGGACGACCACCCCTACCGCCCGACCGCCCTGGTGGCCGACCACGGCCAGACCGGTGGCCGCGGCCTTCTCCTCGTCCGCGAGATCACCCAGGAGGCGGGCGGCGCCTGCGACGTCGCACACACCGCGAGCGGGGGCAAGGTCATCTGGGCGGCCCTGCCCCTGAAACCCAACGGATCCTCCCCGGCGGGGAGTTGA
- a CDS encoding DUF5941 domain-containing protein: protein MSTAILTGQPVPGSPLEGDLRSLGFDVRVASDAADTETLLAAAPAGQRVAIVDARFVGHVHALRLGLTDPRFPASAVPGAVTAQPEARADLTRALRATTGSGNGGGSTLAVEALADHVAEAIEAEGRALHRPDLGTLVATVPSDPQTRNEARQAVAAVDDEAVRLRTAVKSRDGFFTTYCISPYSRYLARWCARRGLTPNQVTTASLLVALIAAGCAATGTRGGFVAAGLLLLFSFVLDCTDGQLARYSLQYSTLGAWLDATFDRAKEYAYYAGLALGAARGGDDVWALALGAMVLQTCRHVVDFSFNEANHDATANTSPTAALSDKLDSVGWTVWLRRMIVLPIGERWALIAVLTAVTTPRITLIVLLIGCGLAACYTTAGRVLRSLTRRATRTDRAAQALADLADTGPLASAFAALGLRGPAVPAPVLAFIGGAAIACVAGLTSYGSPWVVVAAVIYVITSGLAVARPLKGALDWLVPPFFRAAEYGTILLLAANADVNGALPAAFGLVSAVAYHHYDTVYRIRGDAGAPPHWLVRAIGGHEGRTLAVALAATLLADTDFTVALTALAVAVALVVLVESIRFWVTAHKRGAPAVHDEGEPA, encoded by the coding sequence CTGTCGACCGCCATCCTGACCGGTCAGCCGGTCCCCGGGTCGCCGCTCGAAGGCGATCTGCGGTCCCTGGGGTTTGACGTCCGGGTCGCCTCCGACGCGGCGGACACCGAGACGCTGCTCGCCGCCGCCCCCGCCGGGCAGCGGGTCGCGATCGTCGACGCGCGCTTCGTCGGCCACGTCCACGCGCTGCGCCTCGGCCTGACGGACCCGCGCTTCCCCGCGTCGGCCGTCCCCGGCGCCGTCACCGCGCAGCCCGAGGCCCGCGCCGACCTGACGCGTGCGCTGCGGGCCACCACGGGCTCCGGCAACGGCGGCGGCTCCACCCTGGCCGTCGAAGCGCTCGCGGACCACGTGGCCGAGGCGATCGAAGCCGAAGGCCGCGCGCTGCACCGCCCCGACCTCGGCACCCTCGTCGCCACCGTGCCCAGCGATCCGCAGACGCGGAACGAGGCACGCCAGGCCGTCGCCGCCGTGGACGACGAAGCCGTACGCCTGCGGACCGCGGTCAAGTCGCGCGACGGCTTCTTCACGACGTACTGCATCTCCCCTTACTCGCGTTACCTCGCCCGCTGGTGCGCGCGCCGCGGCCTCACCCCGAACCAGGTCACCACCGCCTCGCTGCTCGTCGCCCTGATCGCGGCGGGCTGCGCGGCCACCGGCACCCGCGGCGGCTTCGTCGCGGCCGGCCTCCTGCTCCTCTTCTCCTTCGTACTCGACTGCACGGACGGGCAGCTCGCCCGCTACTCCCTGCAGTACTCGACGCTGGGCGCCTGGCTCGACGCGACCTTCGACCGCGCCAAGGAGTACGCCTACTACGCGGGCCTCGCGCTCGGAGCCGCCCGCGGCGGTGACGACGTATGGGCGCTCGCACTCGGCGCGATGGTGCTCCAGACCTGTCGGCACGTCGTGGACTTCTCCTTCAACGAGGCGAACCACGACGCGACCGCCAACACCAGCCCCACTGCGGCCCTTTCGGACAAGCTCGACAGCGTCGGCTGGACGGTCTGGCTGCGTCGCATGATCGTCCTTCCGATCGGCGAGCGCTGGGCACTGATCGCCGTGCTCACCGCCGTGACCACCCCGCGCATCACCCTGATCGTGCTGCTCATCGGCTGCGGCCTCGCCGCCTGCTACACCACGGCGGGCCGCGTCCTGCGCTCACTGACCCGCAGGGCCACCCGCACCGACCGCGCCGCACAGGCACTCGCGGACCTCGCCGACACCGGACCGCTCGCGTCCGCCTTCGCCGCACTCGGGCTCCGCGGCCCGGCCGTGCCCGCGCCGGTCCTCGCCTTCATCGGCGGCGCCGCGATCGCGTGCGTGGCGGGTCTCACGTCGTACGGCAGCCCGTGGGTCGTCGTCGCCGCGGTGATCTACGTCATCACTTCGGGCCTCGCCGTCGCCCGCCCCCTCAAGGGCGCCCTCGACTGGCTCGTCCCGCCGTTCTTCCGCGCGGCGGAGTACGGCACGATCCTGCTGCTCGCCGCCAACGCTGACGTGAACGGCGCCTTGCCCGCGGCTTTCGGCCTGGTGTCCGCTGTCGCCTACCATCACTACGACACGGTGTACCGCATTCGCGGCGACGCGGGCGCGCCGCCGCACTGGCTGGTGCGGGCGATCGGCGGGCACGAGGGCAGGACGCTTGCGGTCGCTCTCGCCGCCACGCTGCTCGCCGACACAGATTTCACCGTCGCGCTCACGGCACTCGCCGTGGCCGTGGCACTCGTGGTGCTCGTCGAGAGCATCCGCTTCTGGGTGACCGCTCACAAACGTGGAGCACCCGCCGTACACGATGAAGGAGAACCCGCATGA
- a CDS encoding cation diffusion facilitator family transporter, translating to MGAGHDHGHTHGGTATSAYRGRLRVALSITITVMVVEIVGGIMADSLALIADATHMATDALGLGMALLAIQFANRPATQNRTFGYARAEILAALANCLLLLGVGGYVLYEAIQRFITPADTEGGLTIVFGVIGLVANMISLSLLMRGQKDSLNVRGAFLEVLADALGSVAVLVAAVLILTTGWQAADPIASLVIGLMIVPRTVKLLRETLNVLLESAPKGVDMAEVRSHILDLPGVEDVHDLHAWTITSGMPVLSAHVVVSTETLNAIGHEKMLHELQGCLGDHFDVEHCTFQLEPVGHAEHEAKLCH from the coding sequence ATGGGGGCTGGGCACGACCACGGACATACACACGGGGGGACGGCGACGTCGGCGTACCGAGGGCGGCTGCGCGTCGCGCTCTCGATCACGATCACCGTCATGGTGGTCGAGATCGTCGGCGGCATCATGGCGGATTCGCTCGCGCTCATCGCGGACGCGACGCACATGGCGACGGACGCACTGGGCCTCGGCATGGCACTGCTCGCGATCCAGTTCGCGAACCGCCCCGCGACTCAGAATCGCACCTTCGGCTACGCCCGCGCCGAGATCCTCGCCGCGCTGGCCAACTGTCTGCTGCTGCTCGGCGTCGGCGGCTACGTCCTGTACGAGGCGATCCAGCGGTTCATCACGCCCGCCGACACCGAGGGCGGACTGACCATCGTCTTCGGCGTCATCGGCCTGGTGGCGAACATGATCTCCCTCTCGCTCCTGATGCGCGGTCAGAAGGACAGCCTGAACGTGCGCGGCGCCTTCCTGGAGGTCCTCGCCGACGCGCTGGGCTCCGTGGCGGTGCTCGTCGCGGCGGTGCTGATCCTGACGACCGGCTGGCAGGCGGCGGACCCGATCGCCTCGCTCGTCATCGGCCTCATGATCGTCCCACGTACGGTGAAACTGCTCCGGGAGACCCTGAACGTGCTCCTGGAGTCCGCACCGAAGGGCGTCGACATGGCCGAGGTCCGCTCGCACATACTGGATCTGCCGGGCGTCGAGGACGTCCACGACCTGCACGCCTGGACCATCACTTCGGGGATGCCGGTCCTCTCCGCACACGTGGTCGTCAGCACCGAGACGCTGAACGCGATCGGCCACGAAAAGATGCTGCACGAACTACAGGGATGCCTGGGCGACCACTTCGACGTCGAGCACTGCACCTTCCAGTTGGAGCCGGTCGGCCACGCGGAGCACGAGGCGAAGCTCTGCCACTGA
- a CDS encoding GlxA family transcriptional regulator — translation MEQRTVLVVLFDGVQSLDVTGPVEVFAGAAACRGGDVPAYRIHTASLDGAPVRTSSGLTLVPDSSLADAPVPHTLLVPGGIGSREADPRLIDWLRTNAPRAQRLVSVCTGAILFAEAGLLDGRRVATHWAYCAQLARDHPAIEVDPDPIFVRDGHVATSAGVTAGIDLALALVEEDLSRDEALMVARYLVVFLRRPGNQAQFSAQLAAQTAQREPLREVQQWITEHPDENLCVESLAARARLSPRHFARAFQTETGMTPGKYVERVRVEHARRLLEETSHGVEEVSRACGYGTPEAMRRAFVKTLGAAPAEYRRRFHAPLTRLAPQPAPALNG, via the coding sequence ATGGAGCAGCGAACTGTCCTGGTCGTCCTCTTCGACGGGGTCCAGAGTCTCGATGTCACGGGGCCGGTGGAGGTCTTCGCGGGCGCCGCCGCCTGCCGCGGCGGCGACGTACCGGCGTACCGCATCCACACCGCGTCCCTGGACGGCGCTCCCGTACGCACCTCCAGCGGGCTCACGCTCGTACCGGACTCCTCGCTCGCCGACGCCCCCGTGCCGCACACCCTGCTCGTCCCCGGCGGCATCGGCAGCCGTGAGGCCGATCCCCGCCTGATCGACTGGCTCCGCACGAACGCCCCGCGCGCGCAGCGCCTGGTCTCGGTCTGCACCGGCGCCATCCTGTTCGCCGAGGCCGGGCTCCTGGACGGCCGCCGGGTGGCGACGCACTGGGCGTACTGCGCCCAGCTCGCCCGTGACCACCCCGCCATCGAGGTCGACCCCGACCCGATCTTCGTCCGCGACGGCCATGTCGCGACGTCCGCGGGCGTGACCGCCGGCATCGACCTGGCCCTGGCCCTCGTCGAGGAGGATCTGAGCCGGGACGAGGCGCTCATGGTCGCCCGCTATCTCGTCGTCTTCCTGCGGCGCCCGGGGAACCAGGCGCAGTTCAGCGCCCAGCTCGCCGCGCAGACCGCCCAGCGCGAGCCCCTGCGCGAGGTCCAGCAGTGGATCACCGAGCACCCGGACGAGAACCTCTGCGTCGAGTCGCTCGCCGCCCGCGCCCGGCTCTCACCGCGGCACTTCGCCCGCGCGTTCCAGACGGAGACGGGGATGACCCCGGGCAAGTACGTCGAGCGCGTACGCGTCGAGCATGCGCGCCGCCTCCTGGAGGAGACCTCCCACGGGGTGGAAGAAGTCTCGCGGGCCTGCGGTTACGGCACCCCGGAGGCGATGCGCCGGGCCTTCGTCAAGACCCTCGGCGCGGCGCCGGCCGAGTACCGGCGGCGCTTCCACGCCCCTCTCACCCGTCTCGCCCCTCAGCCGGCCCCCGCCCTCAACGGATAG
- a CDS encoding CDP-alcohol phosphatidyltransferase family protein, producing MPRPSVAELRPVVHPAGVKDRRSGEHWAGRLYMREISLRCDRYLVNTRITPNQLTYLMTVAGALAAPALLVPGITGAVLGVIMVQLYLLLDCVDGEIARWRKQYSMAGVYLDRVAAYLCDAAVLVGFGLRAADLWGSGRIDWLWAFLGTLAALGAILIKAETDLVGVARHQQGLAPVKESASEPRSSGMALARRAAGALKFHRLVLGIEASLLILVLAIVDSVRGDLLFSRIGVAVLAGIALLQTLLHLVSILASSRLK from the coding sequence ATGCCAAGGCCATCGGTAGCTGAACTCCGCCCCGTCGTTCACCCCGCAGGGGTGAAGGACCGGCGCAGCGGTGAGCACTGGGCGGGACGCCTGTACATGCGAGAGATCTCGCTGCGCTGCGACCGCTACCTGGTGAACACCAGGATCACGCCCAACCAGCTCACGTATCTGATGACCGTGGCCGGCGCCCTCGCCGCCCCGGCGCTTCTGGTGCCGGGGATCACGGGAGCCGTGCTCGGTGTGATCATGGTCCAGCTGTATCTCCTGCTCGACTGCGTCGACGGCGAGATCGCACGCTGGCGCAAGCAGTACTCCATGGCCGGGGTCTACCTGGACCGTGTCGCCGCCTACCTGTGCGACGCCGCGGTCCTCGTCGGCTTCGGCCTGCGCGCCGCCGACCTGTGGGGCTCGGGCCGCATCGACTGGCTGTGGGCCTTCCTCGGCACGCTCGCCGCGCTCGGCGCCATCCTGATCAAGGCGGAGACCGACCTCGTCGGTGTCGCCCGTCACCAGCAGGGCCTGGCCCCGGTCAAGGAGTCGGCTTCCGAGCCGCGCTCCTCCGGCATGGCCCTGGCCCGCAGGGCAGCGGGCGCGCTCAAGTTCCACCGGCTCGTGCTCGGCATCGAGGCGTCCCTGTTGATCCTGGTCCTCGCGATCGTGGACTCGGTACGGGGCGACCTGCTCTTCTCGCGGATCGGCGTCGCCGTACTCGCGGGTATCGCACTCCTCCAGACCCTGCTGCACCTCGTGTCCATCCTCGCTTCCAGCAGGCTGAAGTGA
- a CDS encoding DJ-1/PfpI family protein, translating into MQIAIALFERFTSLDAVGPYETLSRMPGAETVFVAQRPGLVRNDNGSLALVADRAFADVPDPDILVVPGGPGQSDHMADEALLGWLRSADATSTWTTSVCTGSLLLAAAGLLKGRRATSHWLALAELERFGAESTGERVVFDGKYVTAAGVSSGIDMGLALIGRIAGEEQAQTVQLLTEYDPQPPYDAGSPRKAPAHLVEKFRAGSRFSQ; encoded by the coding sequence ATGCAGATCGCCATCGCCCTGTTCGAACGGTTCACCTCGCTGGACGCGGTCGGTCCTTACGAGACGCTCAGCCGCATGCCCGGCGCCGAGACCGTCTTCGTGGCCCAGCGCCCCGGCCTGGTGCGCAACGACAACGGCTCCCTCGCGCTCGTCGCCGACCGCGCCTTCGCCGACGTACCGGACCCCGACATCCTCGTCGTCCCCGGCGGCCCGGGGCAGAGCGACCACATGGCGGACGAGGCGCTCCTCGGCTGGCTGCGGTCCGCCGACGCCACCAGCACCTGGACGACGTCCGTGTGCACCGGATCCCTCCTGCTCGCCGCCGCCGGGCTGCTCAAGGGGCGCCGCGCCACCTCGCACTGGCTCGCCCTCGCGGAGCTTGAGCGGTTCGGCGCGGAGTCGACGGGGGAGCGGGTGGTGTTCGACGGCAAGTACGTCACGGCGGCCGGGGTCTCCTCCGGCATCGACATGGGGCTCGCCCTGATCGGCCGGATCGCGGGCGAGGAGCAGGCACAGACCGTGCAGCTCCTGACGGAGTACGACCCGCAGCCGCCCTACGACGCCGGTTCGCCGCGGAAGGCGCCCGCGCACCTCGTCGAGAAGTTCCGCGCGGGCAGCCGCTTCAGCCAGTAG
- a CDS encoding phosphocholine cytidylyltransferase family protein has protein sequence MIGLVLAAGAGRRLRPYTDTLPKALVPVDGDTTILDLTLGNFAEIGLTEVAIIVGYKKEAVYDRKAALEEKYGLKLTLIDNDKAEEWNNAYSLWCGRDAIKHTVILANGDTVHPVSVEKTLLAARGDGKKIILALDTVKNLADEEMKVIVDPEKGVQKITKLMDPATATGEYIGVTLIEGDAADQLADALKTTFERDPDLYYEDGYQELVNRGFKVDVEPIGDVKWVEIDNHDDLAKGREIACQY, from the coding sequence ATGATCGGCCTTGTGCTGGCGGCCGGCGCCGGACGGCGTCTTCGCCCCTACACCGACACGCTTCCCAAGGCCCTGGTGCCGGTCGACGGTGACACCACCATCCTCGACCTGACCCTCGGCAACTTCGCGGAGATCGGCTTGACCGAGGTCGCGATCATCGTCGGCTACAAGAAGGAAGCGGTCTACGACCGCAAGGCGGCGCTCGAGGAGAAGTACGGCCTCAAGCTCACGCTGATCGACAACGACAAGGCCGAGGAGTGGAACAACGCCTACTCCCTCTGGTGCGGTCGTGACGCGATCAAGCACACGGTGATCCTCGCCAACGGTGACACCGTGCACCCCGTCTCCGTCGAGAAGACGCTGCTCGCCGCCCGCGGCGACGGCAAGAAGATCATCCTTGCCCTCGACACGGTGAAGAACCTCGCCGACGAGGAGATGAAGGTCATCGTGGACCCCGAGAAGGGCGTCCAGAAGATCACCAAGCTGATGGACCCCGCGACCGCCACCGGTGAGTACATCGGTGTCACGCTCATCGAGGGCGACGCCGCCGACCAGCTGGCCGACGCCCTGAAGACCACCTTCGAGCGCGACCCCGACCTGTACTACGAGGACGGCTACCAGGAGCTCGTCAACCGCGGCTTCAAGGTCGACGTGGAGCCGATCGGCGACGTCAAGTGGGTCGAGATCGACAACCACGACGACCTCGCCAAGGGGCGGGAGATCGCGTGCCAGTACTGA
- the idi gene encoding isopentenyl-diphosphate Delta-isomerase produces MPITPATAANSSSNGTGEAILLELVDEDGRTIGTAEKLSAHQAPGQLHRAFSVFLFDEQGRLLLQQRALGKYHSPGVWSNTCCGHPYPGEAPFAAAARRTYEELGVSPSLLAEAGTVRYNHPDPDSGLVEQEFNHLFVGMVQSPLRPDPSEVGETAFVTAAELAERHAKGPFSAWFMTVLDAARPAIRELTGPSAGW; encoded by the coding sequence ATGCCGATCACACCTGCCACCGCGGCGAACAGCTCGTCGAACGGCACCGGAGAAGCGATCTTGCTGGAACTCGTCGACGAGGACGGCAGGACGATCGGCACAGCGGAGAAACTCTCCGCGCATCAGGCGCCCGGGCAGCTGCACCGGGCGTTCTCCGTCTTCCTCTTCGACGAGCAGGGGCGGCTGCTGCTTCAGCAGCGCGCCCTGGGCAAGTACCACTCCCCCGGCGTCTGGTCGAACACCTGCTGCGGCCACCCGTACCCGGGCGAGGCGCCGTTCGCGGCCGCCGCGCGCCGGACGTACGAGGAGCTGGGCGTCTCGCCCTCCCTGCTCGCTGAGGCGGGCACGGTGCGCTACAACCACCCGGACCCCGACTCGGGCCTGGTGGAGCAGGAGTTCAACCACCTCTTCGTGGGGATGGTCCAGTCGCCGCTGCGGCCCGACCCGTCCGAGGTCGGCGAGACCGCGTTCGTGACGGCCGCGGAGCTGGCCGAGCGGCATGCCAAGGGGCCGTTCTCCGCGTGGTTCATGACCGTCCTTGACGCGGCGCGGCCCGCGATCCGGGAGCTGACGGGGCCTTCCGCCGGCTGGTGA
- a CDS encoding enoyl-CoA hydratase/isomerase family protein → MEPQLRQAVTHGVATVVIDHPAKRNAMTADMWRQVPPLLAGLAADPAVRAVVLTGEGGTFCAGADISSLRESPGEAQELAVRAEEALAAFPKPTLAAVRGYCVGGGSQLAAACDLRFADEGALFGITPAKLGIVYPSSSTRRLVSLVGPASAKYLLFSGELIDAERALRTGLVDEVLPAGELDKRVAEFTAVLASRSQLTQAAAKEFAAGRLDRDAHWAEQARAGGDTAEGVAAFLERRTPRFTWTPGGGTPTG, encoded by the coding sequence ATGGAGCCGCAGCTGAGGCAGGCCGTCACCCACGGCGTCGCCACCGTCGTCATCGACCATCCGGCGAAGCGCAACGCCATGACGGCGGACATGTGGCGTCAGGTGCCGCCGCTGCTCGCCGGGCTCGCCGCGGATCCGGCCGTGCGGGCGGTCGTACTGACCGGAGAGGGCGGGACCTTCTGCGCGGGCGCCGACATCTCCTCGCTGCGGGAGTCGCCCGGCGAGGCGCAGGAGCTGGCGGTGCGGGCCGAGGAGGCGCTCGCGGCCTTCCCCAAGCCGACGCTGGCCGCGGTGCGCGGCTACTGCGTGGGCGGCGGAAGCCAGCTGGCGGCGGCCTGCGATCTGCGGTTCGCGGACGAGGGCGCCCTGTTCGGGATCACCCCGGCGAAGCTGGGGATCGTCTATCCGTCGTCGTCGACGCGGCGCCTGGTGTCGCTGGTGGGGCCCGCGTCCGCCAAGTACCTTTTGTTCTCGGGCGAGTTGATCGACGCGGAGCGTGCGCTGCGCACCGGTCTTGTGGACGAGGTGCTGCCCGCGGGCGAACTGGACAAGCGGGTCGCGGAGTTCACCGCCGTCCTGGCCTCACGTTCGCAGCTGACCCAGGCCGCGGCCAAGGAGTTCGCTGCCGGGCGCCTGGACCGGGATGCCCACTGGGCCGAGCAGGCACGTGCGGGCGGCGACACCGCCGAGGGGGTCGCCGCCTTCCTGGAGCGCCGGACGCCGCGCTTCACCTGGACGCCCGGGGGCGGCACCCCTACTGGCTGA